One Epidermidibacterium keratini DNA segment encodes these proteins:
- a CDS encoding rhodanese-like domain-containing protein, translated as MSEIPETTVDQLPTDAVILDVREDDEWEAGHAKGATHIPVAEVPQRLGEVPEADTLYVVCRGGGRSSRVTAWLNDNGFQAVNVAGGMQSWKAAGKPMHAENGKEPEVI; from the coding sequence ATGAGCGAGATTCCCGAGACGACCGTCGACCAGCTGCCCACCGACGCGGTCATCCTCGACGTGCGCGAAGACGATGAGTGGGAAGCCGGGCACGCTAAAGGGGCCACCCACATCCCGGTCGCCGAGGTTCCGCAGCGACTGGGCGAGGTCCCCGAGGCCGACACTCTCTATGTCGTATGCCGTGGTGGCGGCCGCTCGTCGCGCGTGACCGCATGGCTCAACGACAACGGATTCCAGGCCGTGAACGTCGCGGGAGGCATGCAGTCCTGGAAGGCTGCCGGCAAGCCGATGCACGCCGAAAACGGCAAGGAGCCCGAGGTCATCTGA
- a CDS encoding DUF5926 family protein, which translates to MSKKSQRRKKNAERHAAQGAPTRERVKREDRPIVPRPFDGVPSETDWIALRELVPSATAPLHLRDHSDRTVTLATVLPMAVPAMVREGGEIFVAAQTTVPSNDPGRDIAHAILRALEADEGELLPIETAPVDGPTLADILTDDPLEVTVHDDFAFWVEDAESQPADVRASLERANETVFPTKRLSSVEAAYWCAPGPKAHVRWPMSYDEDQLLDALARLSAAGELNLGPDTRFAGQFRAHGLLVPVWDVSIDAHPDEFEEPVAAMQRKIEDVLAADEPLDEAGRRARAGIIGRQVTLR; encoded by the coding sequence GTGAGCAAGAAGTCTCAGCGGCGCAAGAAGAACGCCGAGCGGCACGCCGCGCAAGGCGCGCCAACTCGCGAGCGGGTCAAGCGCGAAGACCGCCCAATCGTGCCGCGCCCATTTGACGGCGTCCCCAGCGAGACCGACTGGATCGCTCTACGCGAGCTGGTGCCCTCAGCGACCGCGCCGCTGCACCTGCGCGATCACAGCGACCGCACGGTGACCCTCGCGACCGTGCTTCCGATGGCCGTGCCGGCGATGGTCCGCGAAGGCGGCGAGATCTTCGTCGCGGCGCAGACGACCGTCCCCTCGAACGACCCGGGCCGCGACATCGCACACGCCATCCTCCGTGCGCTGGAAGCTGACGAAGGCGAGCTGCTGCCGATCGAGACGGCTCCCGTGGACGGCCCGACCCTCGCCGACATCCTCACCGATGACCCGCTCGAGGTCACGGTGCACGACGACTTCGCCTTCTGGGTCGAGGATGCCGAGTCGCAGCCGGCCGATGTGCGGGCTTCGCTCGAGCGCGCCAACGAGACCGTGTTTCCCACCAAGCGGCTGAGCTCGGTCGAGGCGGCGTACTGGTGTGCACCCGGTCCTAAAGCTCACGTGCGCTGGCCCATGTCCTACGACGAAGACCAGCTGCTCGACGCGCTCGCCCGGCTATCGGCTGCAGGCGAGCTCAACCTCGGTCCGGACACCCGATTCGCCGGGCAGTTCCGGGCGCACGGGCTGCTGGTGCCGGTGTGGGACGTCTCGATCGACGCCCACCCCGACGAGTTCGAGGAGCCGGTCGCGGCGATGCAGCGCAAGATCGAAGACGTGCTGGCGGCCGATGAGCCGCTGGACGAGGCTGGTCGCCGCGCCCGAGCCGGCATCATCGGCCGCCAGGTCACACTGCGCTAG
- a CDS encoding DUF885 domain-containing protein translates to MTDTTANTQAPTRPDSAIDQVANDYFDAVIELSPIEATFLGAPGEHDSYDDLSPAGLARRHQLNVDTLAKLDGLQPADDVDKVTLHAMRERLGLDVQRFEAGLVHQELNNIHSPIQVIRQVYDLMPTETSADWAVIARRLQAVPAALEAYFESLQYAADEGHRAARRQVQACIDECEQYTADDGFFGGLAGRADAADDATTEDLKKGIEAASAAYSKAAERLRTDFLEQAPEADAVGREIYALESQVFLGSKIDLEATYQWGQEELARITEMMQQTAEQIKPGASVQEAIAALDEDPAYRLEGTDALQKWMQGKADEVIAEFNGTHFDIPEQITTIECMIAPTTSGGIYYTGPSEDFTRPGRMWWSVPKGVTDFGTWRELTTVYHEGVPGHHLQVGQTTVRSELLNKWRRMLCWVSGHGEGWALYAEWLMADLGYMDDPGNRMGLLDGQSMRAARVVLDIGFHCGFEAPEEVGGGEWTYDKAWTFLKNHVNMNDGFLKFELDRYLGWPGQAPSYKIGERLWLELRDESKRREGESFDLKDFHRRALDIGSVGLDTLRAAVLDEL, encoded by the coding sequence GTGACTGACACCACTGCCAACACCCAGGCCCCCACCCGTCCCGACAGCGCGATCGACCAGGTCGCCAACGACTACTTCGATGCCGTCATCGAGCTGAGCCCTATCGAGGCGACGTTCCTTGGCGCACCCGGAGAGCACGACAGCTACGACGACCTCTCCCCCGCCGGTTTGGCGCGGCGCCACCAGCTCAACGTCGACACGCTGGCGAAGCTCGATGGCCTGCAGCCGGCCGATGATGTCGACAAGGTGACGCTGCATGCGATGCGGGAGCGGCTCGGGTTGGACGTGCAGCGCTTCGAGGCCGGACTGGTGCACCAGGAGCTCAACAACATCCACTCCCCGATCCAGGTCATCCGGCAGGTCTATGACCTCATGCCGACCGAGACATCGGCCGACTGGGCCGTCATCGCCCGGCGCCTGCAGGCCGTCCCGGCTGCGCTCGAGGCCTACTTCGAGTCGCTGCAGTACGCCGCCGACGAAGGCCATCGGGCAGCGCGACGCCAGGTCCAGGCGTGCATCGACGAGTGCGAGCAGTACACCGCAGACGACGGCTTCTTCGGCGGACTGGCCGGCCGCGCCGACGCTGCCGACGACGCGACCACCGAGGATCTGAAGAAGGGCATCGAGGCGGCGTCGGCGGCGTACTCGAAGGCCGCCGAGCGGCTGCGCACCGACTTCCTGGAGCAGGCTCCCGAAGCCGACGCAGTCGGCCGCGAGATCTATGCACTGGAGTCGCAGGTCTTCCTCGGCTCGAAGATCGACCTCGAGGCGACCTATCAATGGGGCCAGGAGGAGCTCGCCCGCATCACCGAGATGATGCAGCAGACGGCCGAACAGATTAAGCCCGGCGCGAGCGTCCAGGAGGCGATCGCGGCGCTCGACGAAGATCCGGCGTACCGCCTGGAAGGCACCGACGCGCTGCAGAAGTGGATGCAGGGCAAGGCCGACGAGGTCATCGCCGAGTTCAACGGCACGCACTTCGACATTCCCGAGCAGATCACCACGATCGAGTGCATGATCGCGCCCACGACTAGCGGCGGCATCTACTACACCGGCCCGTCGGAGGACTTCACCCGTCCCGGCCGCATGTGGTGGTCGGTGCCCAAGGGCGTGACCGACTTCGGGACGTGGCGCGAGCTGACCACCGTCTATCACGAGGGTGTGCCGGGCCATCACCTGCAGGTCGGGCAGACCACCGTGCGCAGTGAGCTGCTCAACAAGTGGCGCCGGATGCTCTGCTGGGTCTCCGGACACGGCGAGGGATGGGCGCTGTATGCCGAGTGGCTGATGGCAGATCTGGGATATATGGACGATCCGGGCAACCGGATGGGTCTACTCGATGGCCAGTCGATGCGCGCAGCGCGCGTCGTACTCGACATCGGCTTCCACTGCGGCTTCGAGGCCCCCGAAGAGGTCGGCGGAGGCGAGTGGACCTACGACAAGGCATGGACGTTCCTGAAGAACCACGTCAACATGAACGACGGCTTCCTGAAGTTCGAACTTGATCGATACTTGGGCTGGCCGGGTCAGGCTCCGTCATACAAGATCGGCGAGCGCCTCTGGCTCGAGCTGCGCGATGAGAGCAAGCGCCGCGAGGGTGAGAGTTTCGATCTCAAGGACTTCCACCGCCGCGCACTGGACATCGGCTCGGTCGGGCTCGACACGCTGCGCGCCGCCGTACTCGACGAGCTGTAG
- a CDS encoding winged helix-turn-helix transcriptional regulator produces the protein MASSTPAPQPARSYRQFCPVAAGMDILGDRWVLLIVRELVFGERRFTDLRRALPGLAPNLLSDRLRRMHEQGLISTPDDHAGYELTDRGRAATPVLAAYARFGADYLDFAHPDATEPAAMDAQRTAQAFLMSWIRPGSPRMRVRLSVPDGSQIDIVVDGHRSTLTEPAGEPDLAVRTDAPHLAAVRGRDEPLGAEYDGSPEAIEKFERTFALSA, from the coding sequence ATGGCCTCATCGACACCGGCGCCCCAACCGGCACGCTCATACCGACAGTTCTGCCCGGTGGCCGCCGGCATGGACATTCTGGGTGACCGCTGGGTGCTGCTCATCGTGCGCGAGCTCGTCTTTGGCGAACGTCGCTTCACCGACCTACGGCGCGCCCTTCCTGGTCTCGCGCCCAACCTGCTGAGCGATCGGCTGCGCCGCATGCACGAGCAAGGGTTGATTAGTACGCCGGACGACCATGCCGGCTACGAGCTCACCGACCGGGGCCGCGCCGCAACGCCGGTGCTGGCGGCGTACGCCCGGTTCGGCGCCGACTATCTCGACTTCGCGCATCCGGATGCGACCGAGCCGGCGGCGATGGATGCCCAGCGCACCGCCCAAGCGTTCCTGATGTCGTGGATTCGCCCCGGCTCTCCGCGCATGCGGGTGCGTCTGTCAGTGCCCGATGGCTCGCAGATCGACATCGTCGTCGATGGCCACCGCTCGACGCTGACCGAACCCGCTGGCGAGCCGGACCTCGCCGTCCGCACCGACGCGCCGCACTTGGCCGCCGTCCGCGGCCGGGATGAGCCGCTCGGTGCCGAGTACGACGGATCGCCTGAGGCTATTGAGAAGTTCGAGCGCACCTTCGCACTCAGCGCATAG
- a CDS encoding long-chain fatty acid--CoA ligase, with the protein MQGLMQDYPLTLVNIFNRMERLYPDHTVVTGGPKPSKYTYGEVCERTRRLATALDTLGIAPEARVASFCWNHVQHLELYYAVPCTNRVLHTLNIRLFPEQITYIANHAEDEAIFVDRSLLPMLLPLIDTFEKVTKYVVIDDIPEGADGPEIPDDDRFYDYEELIAAAEPGELWCDDENQAAALCYTSGTTGNPKGVLYSHRSMWLHGSAGTSTAGIAVKPTDTVMPVVPMFHANAWGFIHSAPMVGANLVLPASDMTPQGLAQLIVDQSVTLAGGVPTIWQGIAALFGEYDFSKLDRILCGGSAVPAGLITRWLTQDVLVWQAWGMTETNPVASGANIDPRDLGKSEEELLPLRARAGTSFPGIEFRIVEPDTTNELPWDDETTGDLQVRGPWVAQDYYKPDAGVVLNTEDGWMSTGDVAAIDPYGSIRIADRTKDLVKSGGEWISSVDIENILMSHPDIREAAVVAIPHPKWDERPLACVVLEPGKSMTKDEVLGYLDGKIAKWWMPDGVEFIDEVPKTSVGKMSKKDLRDRFADYSAT; encoded by the coding sequence GTGCAAGGTCTCATGCAGGACTACCCGCTGACCCTGGTCAACATCTTCAACCGGATGGAGCGCCTCTACCCCGACCACACCGTGGTCACCGGCGGACCGAAGCCAAGCAAGTACACCTACGGCGAGGTCTGCGAGCGCACCCGGCGGCTGGCCACCGCGCTGGACACGCTCGGCATCGCCCCCGAAGCGCGGGTCGCGTCGTTTTGCTGGAACCACGTGCAGCACCTTGAGCTGTACTACGCCGTGCCGTGCACCAACCGCGTGCTGCACACCCTCAACATCCGCCTCTTCCCCGAGCAGATCACCTACATCGCCAACCACGCCGAAGACGAAGCGATCTTCGTCGATCGGTCGCTGCTGCCGATGCTGCTGCCGCTGATCGACACCTTCGAGAAGGTCACGAAGTACGTCGTCATCGACGACATCCCCGAAGGCGCCGACGGCCCGGAGATCCCTGATGACGACCGCTTCTACGACTACGAGGAGCTGATCGCCGCGGCCGAGCCGGGCGAGCTGTGGTGCGACGACGAAAACCAGGCGGCCGCGCTCTGCTACACCTCCGGCACCACCGGAAACCCCAAGGGTGTGCTGTATAGCCATCGTTCGATGTGGTTGCACGGCTCGGCGGGTACGTCGACCGCAGGGATCGCGGTCAAGCCGACCGACACCGTGATGCCCGTCGTCCCGATGTTTCACGCCAACGCCTGGGGCTTCATCCACTCCGCGCCGATGGTCGGCGCCAACCTCGTGCTGCCTGCGTCGGATATGACCCCACAGGGGCTCGCCCAGCTGATCGTCGACCAAAGTGTCACGCTTGCCGGCGGCGTACCCACGATCTGGCAGGGCATCGCCGCACTCTTTGGCGAATACGACTTCAGCAAGCTCGACCGCATCCTGTGCGGTGGCTCGGCCGTGCCGGCCGGGCTGATCACTCGCTGGCTGACCCAGGACGTGCTGGTGTGGCAGGCGTGGGGCATGACCGAGACCAACCCGGTCGCCAGCGGCGCCAACATCGACCCGCGCGACCTCGGCAAGTCCGAGGAAGAGCTGCTCCCGTTGCGTGCACGGGCGGGTACGTCGTTTCCCGGTATCGAGTTCCGCATCGTCGAGCCGGACACGACCAACGAGCTGCCGTGGGATGACGAGACCACGGGCGATCTGCAGGTGCGCGGACCGTGGGTGGCCCAGGATTACTACAAGCCGGACGCCGGCGTGGTACTCAACACCGAGGACGGCTGGATGTCGACCGGAGACGTCGCGGCGATCGACCCCTACGGCTCGATCCGCATCGCCGACCGCACCAAGGACCTGGTGAAGTCCGGCGGCGAGTGGATCTCGTCGGTCGACATCGAGAACATCCTGATGAGCCACCCGGACATCCGCGAAGCCGCGGTCGTCGCGATCCCGCACCCGAAGTGGGACGAGCGCCCGCTCGCGTGCGTCGTACTTGAGCCCGGCAAGTCGATGACCAAGGACGAGGTGCTCGGCTACCTCGACGGCAAGATCGCCAAGTGGTGGATGCCCGACGGCGTGGAGTTCATCGACGAGGTGCCCAAGACCAGCGTCGGCAAGATGTCAAAGAAGGATCTGCGCGACCGCTTCGCCGACTACAGCGCCACCTAA
- a CDS encoding MFS transporter: MSVQSIRRTALPLWIAAVAVLILAANLRVAVNAVGATLPEMRASLGMSGAAAGLLTALPPFCFGVMGLAGPSLARRIGLERTALLSAVVLTIGQLGRAILPGQVWVLAGSTVALAAIALANVVMPSLIRKLFPERMAAMTTAYTAIMTLFAAFTSFVTLPIQSAFGADYRLGLGMWAIVSLLAVLPWLPAIRSNPFGAASPTQPVDDIEAPPPARRIRLAELARVPKAWLLAILFGTQSLQAYIVFGWLTTLLHDTGLSAQAASAQVGVVSLAATVATLFAPAMIGRLRKPATVTWVLTAAYAGGYLGLLIAPTSATVLWSILIGIGQAFFPIGMYLVNLRAKTHEGVLSLSTFMQCIGYVYAGTALFALGTIHGSSTNWSGVIIFVLGLCVIQQACALVGIRHWSIEDELAARDRSSV, encoded by the coding sequence GTGAGCGTTCAATCAATCCGGCGTACTGCCCTGCCGCTGTGGATCGCCGCCGTCGCGGTGCTGATCCTCGCGGCGAATCTTCGCGTCGCCGTCAACGCGGTCGGAGCGACCCTGCCGGAGATGCGGGCATCGCTCGGGATGTCCGGCGCCGCAGCGGGACTGCTCACCGCCCTCCCACCGTTCTGCTTTGGCGTCATGGGGCTGGCCGGCCCGTCGCTCGCGCGTCGCATCGGGCTCGAACGCACCGCCCTGCTGTCGGCCGTCGTCCTCACGATCGGCCAGCTCGGCCGAGCGATCCTGCCCGGTCAGGTGTGGGTGCTCGCCGGATCCACCGTCGCCCTCGCCGCGATCGCCCTGGCAAACGTGGTGATGCCGAGCCTCATCCGCAAGCTGTTCCCCGAGCGGATGGCCGCCATGACGACGGCGTACACCGCGATCATGACGCTGTTTGCGGCGTTCACCTCGTTTGTCACCTTGCCCATCCAGTCGGCCTTCGGCGCCGACTACCGGCTGGGCTTGGGCATGTGGGCGATCGTGTCGCTGCTCGCGGTGCTTCCGTGGCTGCCGGCGATCCGCTCCAACCCGTTCGGCGCGGCCTCGCCTACCCAGCCTGTCGACGACATCGAGGCGCCTCCACCGGCGCGACGCATCCGCCTGGCTGAGCTTGCCCGCGTCCCGAAGGCGTGGCTGCTCGCCATCTTGTTTGGCACCCAGTCGCTGCAGGCCTACATCGTCTTCGGGTGGCTCACGACCCTGCTGCACGACACGGGCCTAAGCGCGCAGGCGGCGTCCGCGCAGGTCGGTGTGGTGAGCCTGGCCGCCACCGTCGCGACGCTCTTTGCGCCGGCGATGATCGGTCGGCTCCGCAAACCGGCGACCGTGACGTGGGTGCTGACTGCGGCGTACGCCGGCGGGTACCTCGGCCTGCTGATCGCGCCGACGTCGGCGACGGTGCTCTGGTCGATCCTGATCGGTATCGGGCAGGCGTTCTTCCCGATCGGAATGTATCTGGTCAACCTGCGCGCCAAGACCCACGAAGGCGTGCTCTCGCTGTCGACGTTCATGCAGTGCATCGGCTACGTGTACGCCGGGACGGCGCTGTTTGCGCTCGGCACGATCCACGGCTCGTCAACCAACTGGAGCGGAGTCATCATCTTCGTGCTCGGGCTCTGCGTGATCCAGCAGGCGTGTGCGCTTGTCGGAATCCGGCACTGGTCCATCGAAGACGAGCTCGCCGCTCGCGACCGCTCGTCGGTCTAG
- a CDS encoding aminoglycoside phosphotransferase family protein yields the protein MIAASDIPSGLRDQAYLGPDWAQWLERLPRIASDVLDAWDLRRDGDQAWHGCVSLVLPVVTADGMPAVLKVAFDGDDESQHEALALQHWGGDGAVRLLRADPRRRALLLERAQRRDLRSVEPVAACRVVAGLYSRLHIPAMPQLVTVTSYVDRWLTALATLPRDAPIPRRLVEQALTLGRALVGDPASTGVLVHGDLHYENVLAADREPWLVIDPKAMSGDPHYEPAPMLWNRLDDVAPSERRTATRDRFFTLVDEGSLDEDRARDWVIVRMVLNAHWMIEDAERMNRPLSAKERAWMTTCITVAKAVQG from the coding sequence ATGATTGCGGCGTCTGACATTCCCTCCGGGCTGCGCGATCAGGCCTACCTCGGCCCGGACTGGGCGCAGTGGCTTGAGCGGCTGCCACGGATTGCCAGCGACGTACTCGATGCCTGGGATCTGCGTCGCGACGGCGACCAGGCGTGGCACGGGTGTGTCTCGTTGGTGCTGCCGGTGGTGACGGCAGACGGTATGCCGGCCGTGCTGAAGGTCGCCTTCGACGGTGACGACGAGAGCCAGCACGAGGCGCTTGCCCTGCAGCACTGGGGCGGTGATGGAGCGGTCCGGCTGCTGCGAGCTGACCCGCGACGGCGGGCACTGCTGCTGGAGCGAGCGCAACGCCGCGACCTACGTTCTGTCGAGCCGGTAGCGGCCTGCCGGGTGGTCGCCGGGCTCTACTCACGGCTACACATTCCAGCTATGCCGCAGCTTGTGACGGTTACCTCGTACGTCGATCGCTGGCTCACCGCGCTCGCGACCCTGCCGCGGGATGCCCCGATCCCGCGGCGGCTCGTCGAGCAGGCACTCACCCTGGGACGGGCATTGGTCGGCGACCCGGCAAGCACCGGCGTACTTGTCCATGGCGACCTGCACTACGAAAACGTGCTTGCCGCGGACCGCGAACCGTGGCTGGTGATCGACCCGAAGGCGATGTCCGGCGACCCGCACTACGAGCCGGCGCCGATGCTCTGGAACCGCCTGGACGATGTCGCGCCGAGCGAGCGACGGACGGCGACCCGCGACCGGTTCTTCACCCTCGTCGATGAGGGCAGCCTAGACGAGGACCGCGCCCGCGACTGGGTGATCGTGCGGATGGTGCTCAACGCGCACTGGATGATCGAGGACGCCGAGCGCATGAACCGACCGCTGAGCGCCAAGGAGCGCGCCTGGATGACGACGTGCATCACCGTCGCCAAAGCCGTCCAGGGCTGA
- a CDS encoding arginine deiminase yields the protein MTAPVLTPYADSEVARLRTVILHRPGPELARLTPRNNDELLFDGVPWVARAQEEHDAFAATLRERDVEVLLLSDLLSETMDIADARGDAIGAVLADPRLGDDLGDMVGSYLESLSPAELTAALIGGVSKLELPQGRGISWSLMDEHDFVVAPLPNTLFTRDSSVWIGPQVAVTSLAMTARRRESSLTAAIYTYHPRFAGAEEFFTPGFEPLEGGDVLLLAPGTIAVGVGERTTPAGAERLARQAFSRGLAETVLVVPIAQDRAQMHLDTVCTMVDRDAMIIYPNIAGSMIAYALTAPDGPDAALQVTGPTPFLRAAADAMGVERIRVIETDLDPISAEREQWDDGNNTLCLAPQVAVAYERNHVTNSALDAAGIDVIEIAGSELGSGRGGPRCMSCPVVRDPL from the coding sequence ATGACCGCACCCGTGCTCACGCCGTACGCCGACAGTGAGGTCGCGCGACTGCGGACCGTGATCTTGCATCGTCCGGGCCCCGAGCTGGCACGATTGACCCCGCGCAACAACGACGAGCTGCTCTTCGACGGCGTGCCATGGGTGGCCCGCGCGCAGGAGGAGCACGACGCGTTTGCCGCAACACTGCGCGAGCGCGACGTCGAGGTGCTGCTGCTATCGGACCTGCTGAGCGAGACGATGGACATCGCCGACGCGCGCGGCGACGCGATCGGCGCCGTACTCGCCGACCCCCGACTCGGCGACGACCTCGGCGACATGGTCGGCTCCTACCTCGAGTCGCTCTCGCCGGCCGAGCTGACCGCCGCGCTCATCGGTGGGGTCTCCAAGCTCGAGCTCCCGCAAGGCCGCGGCATCTCCTGGTCGCTGATGGACGAGCACGACTTCGTGGTGGCCCCGCTGCCCAACACCCTCTTCACCCGCGACTCCTCGGTGTGGATCGGACCGCAGGTCGCGGTCACGTCGCTGGCGATGACCGCCCGGCGGCGCGAGTCGTCGCTGACCGCGGCGATCTACACCTACCACCCGCGGTTTGCCGGCGCCGAGGAGTTCTTCACGCCGGGGTTCGAGCCGCTCGAGGGCGGCGACGTACTGCTGCTTGCTCCCGGCACCATCGCCGTCGGAGTGGGCGAGCGTACGACGCCGGCCGGGGCAGAACGCCTTGCCCGCCAGGCATTCTCGCGCGGACTCGCCGAGACCGTGCTCGTCGTACCCATCGCCCAGGACCGCGCGCAGATGCACCTCGACACGGTCTGCACGATGGTCGACCGCGACGCGATGATCATCTATCCCAATATCGCTGGATCGATGATTGCCTATGCGCTCACGGCCCCGGACGGCCCTGACGCGGCGCTGCAGGTCACCGGCCCGACGCCGTTCTTGCGGGCGGCCGCCGACGCGATGGGCGTCGAGCGGATCCGGGTGATCGAGACCGACCTCGACCCGATCAGCGCCGAGCGCGAGCAGTGGGATGACGGCAACAACACGCTCTGCCTGGCTCCGCAGGTGGCCGTCGCCTACGAGCGCAACCACGTCACCAACTCCGCGCTGGACGCCGCTGGCATCGACGTCATCGAGATTGCCGGTTCGGAGCTGGGCTCGGGGCGCGGCGGGCCGCGGTGCATGAGCTGCCCCGTCGTCCGCGATCCTCTCTAG
- a CDS encoding DUF3054 domain-containing protein, which produces MPAILIAAIDAVVILVFAATGRSSHSEGLSAGGVLQTAWPFLVGAAVGWLIAYAVRRRAPRTLPDGILVWASTLVVGMILRQLSGSGTAVSFVIVAAIVLALLLVGWRAVAVLVRRRRSIS; this is translated from the coding sequence GTGCCTGCCATCCTGATCGCCGCAATCGACGCCGTCGTCATCCTGGTGTTTGCCGCAACCGGCCGATCCAGCCACTCCGAGGGCCTGAGCGCGGGCGGCGTACTGCAGACCGCGTGGCCGTTTTTGGTCGGCGCCGCGGTCGGGTGGCTCATCGCGTACGCCGTACGCCGGCGAGCTCCGCGCACGCTGCCGGACGGCATACTCGTCTGGGCGAGCACGCTCGTTGTCGGGATGATCCTGCGTCAGCTCAGCGGGTCCGGAACTGCTGTGTCCTTCGTCATTGTCGCGGCTATAGTCTTGGCACTACTGCTGGTTGGTTGGCGTGCCGTAGCCGTGCTGGTCCGCCGACGCCGCAGCATCTCGTAA
- a CDS encoding glycerol-3-phosphate dehydrogenase/oxidase produces the protein MSVHWPSLSAERRIRDLDALASGERVDLLVVGGGITGAGIALDAASRGLSVALVERDDLASGTSAYSSRVVHGGTRYLATRGLGLAVESATERAHLMKRIAPHLVRTFPMLLPEYADTSRRTKALSRLGLFAGDLVRLGTGTGRQTLPGTRKVSNAEASALFPAIQRDGLGGGLLSFDAQLEDDARLVITVARTAAAYGAKILPRVRALRVDGDGADVVCELTGDRMRVTAGAVVNATGAWAGELEPSIRLGTRRGTHLLVRSDALGDPRCALAVSVDGDPSHVVFAIPQSDGLTLIGTTDVDAQSPNDGAPSLEEANFLLDALNPALGTAIGCDDIVGRFAGVRPVLPEDEDSDLSRREAMVVSESGVITIVGGKLTTYRKMAQDVVDKVVGSRMLWAGECLTATLPLVGAAAPERLAAMSEPVRLVRRYGAEAPRIADLITERPELGERVVPELPTIRAELAFAMQHELAITAGDLVDRRTRIGLTRYRDQALEVAARIVDMHHAR, from the coding sequence GTGTCTGTGCACTGGCCTTCGCTGAGCGCCGAGCGCCGCATCCGTGACCTGGACGCGCTGGCCTCCGGCGAGCGGGTCGACCTGCTCGTGGTCGGCGGCGGCATCACCGGCGCCGGAATCGCGCTGGATGCCGCCAGCCGCGGGCTGTCGGTCGCGCTCGTCGAACGCGACGACCTCGCCTCCGGCACGAGCGCCTACAGCAGCCGCGTCGTCCACGGCGGCACGCGCTATCTCGCCACTCGCGGCCTCGGGCTCGCGGTCGAGTCGGCGACCGAGCGCGCGCACCTGATGAAGCGGATCGCGCCGCATCTCGTGCGCACCTTCCCGATGCTGTTGCCGGAGTACGCCGACACTTCGCGGCGCACTAAGGCGCTGTCGCGGCTCGGCCTCTTTGCCGGTGACCTCGTGCGACTGGGCACCGGAACCGGCCGGCAGACCCTGCCCGGCACCCGCAAGGTCTCCAACGCCGAAGCCAGTGCGCTTTTTCCCGCGATCCAGCGCGATGGGTTGGGCGGCGGGCTGCTGTCCTTCGATGCCCAGCTTGAGGATGACGCCCGCCTCGTCATCACTGTCGCGCGCACCGCGGCGGCGTACGGCGCCAAGATCCTTCCGCGGGTGCGGGCGCTTCGCGTCGATGGCGACGGCGCCGATGTCGTGTGCGAGCTCACCGGCGACCGGATGCGAGTGACCGCAGGCGCGGTCGTCAACGCGACCGGGGCGTGGGCCGGCGAGCTCGAGCCGTCAATCCGCCTCGGCACCCGGCGTGGCACGCACCTGCTCGTGCGCTCCGACGCGCTCGGCGACCCCCGCTGCGCGCTGGCGGTGTCGGTCGACGGCGACCCGTCGCACGTGGTCTTTGCGATCCCGCAAAGCGACGGACTCACGCTCATCGGCACGACCGACGTCGATGCCCAGTCACCCAACGACGGTGCCCCCTCGCTCGAGGAGGCCAACTTCCTGCTCGATGCGCTGAACCCCGCGCTCGGCACCGCGATCGGGTGTGACGACATCGTCGGCCGCTTTGCCGGCGTGCGCCCCGTGCTGCCCGAGGACGAGGACTCTGACCTGTCGCGCCGAGAGGCGATGGTCGTCTCCGAGAGCGGGGTCATCACGATCGTCGGCGGCAAGCTGACGACCTACCGCAAGATGGCCCAGGATGTGGTCGACAAGGTGGTCGGCTCGCGGATGCTCTGGGCGGGTGAGTGCCTGACCGCGACTTTGCCGCTGGTCGGCGCGGCGGCGCCGGAGCGGCTCGCCGCAATGTCCGAGCCGGTGCGCCTGGTCCGGCGCTACGGCGCGGAGGCGCCCCGGATCGCCGACCTGATCACCGAGCGTCCCGAGCTTGGCGAGCGCGTCGTACCCGAGCTGCCGACCATTCGTGCGGAGCTCGCCTTCGCGATGCAGCACGAGCTGGCTATCACCGCAGGCGACCTGGTCGATCGGCGTACTCGCATCGGACTCACCCGCTACCGCGACCAGGCGCTCGAGGTCGCGGCGCGCATCGTCGACATGCACCACGCGCGCTAA